GGTGGTCCAGATAGATAGGAACCCATATGTGACGGTCTTCGTacagatctgcataatacacccaaacacacaCAGTAAAATACACCCGAGAGATCGTacaatttacacctctgctgcagattttaaaaatacattacctgaaagccacttgttgtccgcaagaccaaaattcaccagaaaatcgttccaattcctatcgaatgagtctttgctgtgagagttccaaacaacatggCTCATTTGTTGTTTGATATCGGCATGTCCCTTGTAcccgtttaatttgcttggaatcttcttcatgatgtgccaaatacaccaCCGGTGAACTGTTGTTGGCATACAGGCCTCTAGAGCCCTTTTCATTGATGCGCACTGATCGGTGAGAAAACCTTTCGGAGCGtttcctcccatgcaacgaagccagcattgaaataaccatttgaatgaatcaatttcttcgttcttcatcaaagagcatccgagaagtgttgactgaccgtggtgattcaccccgacaaaagaaccacagaccaaattatacctgaaaCGAATTACCATGGTCCAGAATGCAAAATCATTAGGTACACCCCAACAAATGCTTCGAATACACCCAATGAAACGGCCAATATACACCTCTGCTCGGatttgtaaaaataaattaatttagcatcataaacagggacagtttgttacctgtttgtattgtaggtggtgtcgaatgaaatgacgtctccgaaatactcaaaggcggctctgcttcttgcgtcggcccaaaaagccagcttaatcgattgatcctcctcgagttcgagctcaaaaaagaaattcggattcttctctttcattcttaagaaatatttcccgaattcctttgcatcttcttgttcggaaacattccgcacttccctggtaatgtaatttctcacgtccttttcgataaaatttaactcatggtgacccccggcagccgcaacaaatgattggtaggTTTTGCTTGGTCTGATACCGGCCTCGTCATTATTCTCTATCGTACGACgaatggacatgcttagttccctgtgctgtttgagcatctctgctttgcttggacagcaggggtgtgaatgatccagcacaacctttgaattgatccaagcaccgacatccttcaatgtgtgtatataaattcttgcaggacagtttaaaccggctgtcggattggtcttctcggttggagatattttagatttccattttccctctctgctacatgtaatcagttgattcttaatctcgtttcccttcctatttgtgcaccgaactcttgtagagaaACCTGCAGCCTTGGCGTAGTTCCTGTAAAATTTTCCGGCATCTTCAAGGGTCGTAAAGGTCATTCCGACCTTTGGAACAAGCTCGTCATCAACAACCGAGAGAGGCTGCACAAATACACCGTGTCAGAACTGtgaatacacccatagatatgatacaaatacacccaatcatgtctAATATGATACACCCGAACCGAAACAACTCAACTACAGAATGACATTTAAAGCCATAAACTGTCAATACAcaggctgcagaatacaccatatcaaaaactaaaaacacacccaatcatgtctgatataatacacctgaacaacaacaactcaattaaaaataacaaaaaaccagtaaagtgtatatacacccacacttatacctaaaatacacccaaagaagaaTTGATCTACACCCGAGCGTCTGCTATAAATTCCAGGTAATTAAACAATGTTCAGCAATTTTTAAACTACACAATGCTATACAAATTACtgtaaatcaaacctcaggaacttcgttagattcaaattcataatccacATCGCCTGGATTCAGCACAAAATCTGAGCTTGAAggatccattatcttcaaaacgagttcgaactttgatttcagaaaaatacaaatcaaaagagaaaacgaagcttgagttgcagagagagaaaaagataacgtaaacgaagaacataccagtgagaaaagaaaaggaaaagatcGATGGAGAAGAATGAGGGAAGACGcgcgagaagaagaacaaccaaatctcaaaataacgaaaacgaagaaggaaataaatattttaaatttggaagTTAGATATACGCGGCATATTATATAGCGCGTGTAATCAACGTACGTGGAGGAGCgcgtattttaaatttattgtttaataaacttgtaaagcatacaagccctaaatggcttgtatgcagagcttttccgtttttattattaaatttgtattcaAGTGTGGtatgaaatttcagttttaattttatttttttcatatgtaattttatagcttaatattattttcatagttaattataataagTTCTTGATCTCAATAAAGGAGAAGAGAGTTcaaaaagagtaaaaataaaaaataaaaaacagcaataaaatatatattaacacacattttatatttattttttattttcacctaCCATATCATACACAATATTAGTGATTAGGTTATGTAAAATCAACATTTAATATTGGAAAGTATTTGTTATCAtcgttattttaatattcattctcttttgtaaaaaaaaattatcttttgagttatttatccaaacgctacaattttaaaataagtacttttataactaaaaatctaaatataaaataacttatttataaactgctattaataaaagttcttatattttaaatttcttttctaaaagaatttatttaagttatttaccCAAACTGATACTAAGAACCAATTCTAAGTTTTCCCATGGTAGACAATTCCATATTAGCATGACTGACAAAATGCTGCTTATAacaattttttctaataattattTGTACAGTGATTTGGTTTGTTTAAATAATTCAACAAATAAAATTGCGAAATGTAATTTTTCTTTATACGTTAAAATACGATGATATTATATTACTACATTATTTCAAAATCTAATCAAATTGATATAATAATTTAAGTATTGatgataactaaaaattttaattaaagaagaaagaaaatatatattcaTTTAAGCTTGATTACAAAAGTAATTTGTTGggataatatttttcttaaaaataatgCTTGCCTCGTTTCTCTCTTTAGATACTTATTCACAAATCACAATGAACGAAAAGTAAGGTTACGCAAGTTAAAGCCAATTACGGCAATACAATAGAGaaatgagaaaaaataaaaacaaagttATTCAGAtaacattttttattgttttaactTACATAACTTTTACAATAGCCGAGCACACACTCCGATGACTTTCATTGTTTTGTTTGAAGAATGATGATTAATCATGTTCAACTCATAAGAAAATGATGGTGGTAATCACAATCTTCGGCATCCTTTGGTCCACTAAGTTTCTTTTGGATATAAAGTTCTTTGACTCAAAGTCGTTGTtgtttcctttccatctttTTAGTGgcgaaatttttttaatattgaaaCAATACgatagaaattatttttaatatgaaaagaAGGATGATATTTTAGTTGAATATTGATATTCGAAGTGTATTATAAAATTTGAcatctaaataatttttaaactaagtttttaactaaattattgaATTCTTTTTTCTATAAGTATGCATATgtttttacttctttttttgCTATTTcatctttctcttctttctttcttttttctatatGCTACTTcatccttctctttttttttttttgtgtgttgcttctttctttaatattattatcgtcatcgttattattattgttgtggTTATCATTATTGTCAccattgttttcttttttttattgtttaattttttttttttctttctcatcttcTATTATTATTACCTTCGGTTTTgttatcttcatcttcttcttttccttatatgttcaaaaaattagaatataaaaattttgatgttGTTATCGAAAAATTTAATAGTCGAAAAGTTTGTAAATCGAAGTGTTGTTGGTCGAAGTTTAAAGGATGTAAACTCGAAAAGAAGACATCGATAGAAAGTTTCAATCTATTGTAACTTGTCGAAGAACGAAATTAACAAACATGTTAAGATTGATGACGCAATGAATAGGGATGGTTATTTGATTTTGCCTTTGGTGGGAACAATTATTTTTCATACGCTTCAAAAGTGACATTTGGTAGCACAATATTAGTTGAATCGGTTTATAGATTAACAAGGCTAAAAAAAAGCAAGGAGTTAGAATTTATCTTTAGAAAGTATTCTTGCTCACTCACATCTCAACGAATTTCTAACTTTGCTACGAGTTCATTTTTTATAGGattcttttcatatcttttcattcatgtctttatatttctcttttaaatttcttgtaatttttctttctacaatttaccttttctttccaaagttcttttcttttttcttttaagttctGAATTGTTGGTTTAATTTCAAAGTCCTTCAACTTAGTTGAAGACAATTGTTTACTTTCCTTTATTTCGAGCATATacttttctatattttctttcttaattaaatgatctttatttcaatttaaatttcattttttctttcctttaaattgttcaaaaataaaatttttggtaCATATAAAAATTCGATACTTGCAAAAGAGGGGTACGTTTCATTCTCAGATTATAGATATTGAACGAATCAAGATTTATAAAAAATCTGCATAACACATAAATTTTGATACacaatatataaattttagtatacgacacaaatttttgaaagacCACATATCCATAATATTGACACCCAACCAACAAAATATGTGCACTATAAAAATTTCAGTTCAAGTACAAAAATTTTGGTGTCCAACacagaaaattttaaaagatcaCATGCTGAaaaccaatcaacaaaatagACATAGCACATAAATTTTGATGTAAAAATACATAAATCTTGATGCATAGCACAAAAATTTTGGTATgcatcataaaatattttggaGGACCACATACTTAAAACATTGACTCACtcaactaataaaatatatttgtatcaattttttttatattatatcgATAAGATTGtgttttgtaaaaaaaatttgtgttatgTACAAAAGTTTTTGTACTCTCCAACAAATATATCTGTGCTGCAGAAGcgcagaaaaaggagaaataaTGACGTATGCGCGCATCGTTAATTTTCTATTAGACTTATACTAACTTGATTGGATTTGGTtacgaaaatatttttatatgtagCATCACTGATATCAAAATATTGAAAGTTATTGGTGAACTTCGAGggcttttttatttaaataattatgtaaaatacattaattttcgaaatacACACAGATGAAAAAGATGATCGAAATACGCAGAGCCATTTCTGCTGAGGTGTCCACAAAATGAAATCGACCTCCATGTCAGGTGAAGCGCCCACGAAATGGAAGTCAGCATGTTGAAAGAAGTGATTGGCGCACGCGAATTGAAGCAACTCACTGAAGACAACCGCGAAATAGGACATCCATGTGTCAGCACCAGCGAAATGGCCGCCCAACCCGTTGAAAGCGCCCGCGAATTAGCAGTTTCCGTACAAACATGCTTTGGTTGTTGCTGGTGGCTAAGGTTGGAGGTTTCAGGAGTGAAACAATATAAAAGGAGAGGAGGGAACCAAAACACAGCCAAAGAAAAATTTAGTTACTAATAGTGTGACCGTGAGTGAAACTGGAGAGAGATTGTTGGTTTAAAAAAATGATAGTAATTTACgttaacaaattaattaaaaattaaaattatacatatattttaattaaaaattagttaaatccaTGTTTTAAACAGATATATAATCGAATCAAgtaaaaacaaataattttttatatacaaataaaaataatactaaaataaaaattatacaaataaaaataatacatatattttttttccaaataaatatacaaaaagAAATTTTTACTATGTCTAtcctatatatataaatatttaagatAAATGTGTAACTAATTTTTATTCCGGACATCTATATAATTTTAGCTCTCAATTAAGTTATTAAcataaattattcaaaaattactattgtgattaaaaaatgagtgaaattaagggtaaaaaaccataataagccaactgactcaaaaaataacgtaaatacgccaaagcaaaaatcgtttcagcaataagccagatcgtatttttatataattcgaaccaggttggttcgaactcTAATTGTTAGTAAATCGAACTAGGTGAGTTCGAATTAGGTTATTTTGGTTGGTAATAaatcgaaccagcttggttcgaattaggAATGAACGTAATTTgaaccagcctggttcgaattatagagagagaCGTTTTCCGTGTAATTCGAACCGgactggttcgaattacacaaaTCATAGTTCGAACCAGACCGGTTCGAATTAGTGTGAGACTGAGGTGTATATATATGGTTCCAAACGTGAGTTAGTCTCATTAGAGGGAGTAagatggctagtgaggagagttttgTGGTTTTGGTTCACCACAGAGGATCTGTTAATAGAAAAACTCGTTCCGGAGTAAAGTTTACAGATAAGAATCCTCTATGTATTGTCGTAACATCTACGACGAGTTATGATGACCTTGTTAGCGCTGTACTAATGAAGCTCGGTCTGGATGGTGCGAAGCGGGTAAAGAAGTTTTTCTATCGCATTCCAGTCACGGTGCTACAGAATACCGTGAGGTATGATTGCTTCACGATTAATAATGATGTGGACTTGCAAGTAATGTTTCTTTGTCGGCGGCAGTTTCCGGAGGTGAGGACACCGGAGTTGTTGGCACGGCTGGTTGATGTTGTATCCAGCTCTGGCGGTTCGAACAGGAATACGAACACTATAGCGAATCCATCAGGTTCTAGTTCCCGGCCTGCCGTTGCTTCCTCCTCTGTCCCTGTGTACGAACTAGTGGTCCAACCTGTCGCCTCCCCGTCTTTTGCTGTTGACCTCAATGGCACCGAAGGCGACGAGGTAGTGGAAAGGGAAAATTTGCCGAACGCTTTAGTGGGAGTTGCACCTGTTGGCGTTGGAGACGGTTTTTTGGGTGATGAAGAGGAGGATGACGTCGAGCCGGATATGATTGACGATGACAGCGCTGATGATATTGGAGCGACTGGGCCTGCATTGGAGGTAGGTGGTTCTAGCTCTGGCACACAGCAGTATCCACCACATTTTTCCTCGTTGGACTTGGACGCCATGAGAGATGAGGGAGTTTTAGGGCACGCTGTTGGATTCGGAGCTAGAGATGCGGAAGGGACTACTGGTCTGACAGAGTTTCAGGTTGGTCAGCAATTCCAGGATAAAGATGAGGCCCTTTTAAGTGTGAAGACTTACAGCATCCGGCGAGGGGTACAGTACAAGGTGGTGGAGTCCGATCACCGTCGGTATGTGGACAAGTGTTCCGAGTTTGAGAATGGGTGCACATGGTTGATTCGACTGAGTCTCCGGAAGCGCAAGGGCATTTGGGAGGTCAAACGATACAATGGACCTCACACTTGCCTGGCCACATCCATCTCGAGTGACCACAGGAGTTTGGATTATCATGTGATTTCGGCGTTCATTATGCCAATGGTTAGGGCCGATGCATCTGTGAGCATAAAGGTGCTCCTGAACGCCACGGCAGCGCACTTTGGTTTTAAGCCGACTTACCGGAGGGTTTGGATGGCGAAGCAGAAATCTATTGCCCTCATCTACGGTGACTGGGATGAGTCCTACAACGACCTGCCTAGGTGGGTGTTGGGTTTGCAGCTGACGATGCCTGGTAGTGTTGTGGTCCTTAAGACGAGCCCGGTTCGAGTTGGAGGACAGATGGACGAGTCTCAAGCGTACTTCCACAGGCTTTTCTGGACTTTCCCGCCGTGCATCGAGGCATTCCGTCATTGCAAGCCGCTAGTCAGCATTGACGGCACACATCTGTATGGGAAGTATGGGGGGACGTTGCTCATCGCGATTGCACAGGACGGGAACTCCAACATTCTACCTGTCGCATTCGCACTAGTAGAGGGTGAGAATGCGGAATCCTGGACATTCTTTCTCTCGCACCTTCGACAACACGTGACCCCGCAGCCCGGGCTGCTGGTTATATCGGACAGGCACAATGGCATCAAGGCTGCGCTTGAGGCCCCTGACGGCGGTTGGTTACCGCCATCTGCGTACCGTGCATTCTGCATACGACACGTAGCGGCTAATTTTGCCCTAACCTTCAAGGGCAAAGACGCTAGGAGGCTACTAGTGAACGCGGCATATGCGAAGACCGAGGTTGAATTTGATTACTGGTTTGATATCCTGCGATCTGAAGATCCGGCGATGTGTGAGTGGGCGAACCGGATTGATTACTCGTTGTGGACTCAGCATCGTGATGAGGGGCGGAGATTCGGTCACATGACGACGAACATCTCTGAGTGTGTGAACTCTATCCTAAAGGGGGTCAGAAATCTCGCTGTAGCATCCCTGGTGAAGGCAACATATGGTAGGCTTGCGGAACTCTTTGTTCGCAAGGGGAGAGAGGCTGAGGCCCAGATGGGAACAGGACAACAATTCAGTTAGCATTTGGTGAAGTGTATTGAGGCCAACATGAAGACGGCCAGGTGCTTCACGGTGACGCTGTATGACCGGGATAACTCCGAGTTCACTGTAGCAGAGACCACTCCGACTGGTTCTTTCTCCTTGGGTACTTACAGAGTATCACTTGCCTCTCGGACATGTGACTGCAGGTACTTCCAGGCTCTTCATTTCCCGTGTCAGCACGCACTTGCATGCTGTGCATACTCACGGGTCACCTGGACCTCTTACGTTCACAGGGTCTATCAGATCAGCTCGGTGTTCAGTGTGTATCGGATGGGATTCACACCTCCGATCCCGGAGGACTTCTGGCCACCTTACGACGGGCCCACGGTGATTCCAGACCCTGACAAGAGGCGTGCCAGAGAGGGTCGTCCTAGATCCACTAGGATACGGACGAATATGGACGAGGCAGATCCGAATCGCCCAAAGAGGTGCGGCCTATGTCGCCAACCCGGACACACACGACGTAGTTGCCCACAGGTTGGAGGATCGTCTCAGACAGGACATCATTAGTATGCATGTTGGTAGTGTTAGTATTATTTACATTTGTTAGTGCGCATGTTGGTAGTGTTAGTTTTATTTACCTTTGTTCGCATGTTGTTAGTGTCATTATTATTTACATTTGTACGCATGTCTTTTACTTTCATTGTTGCGAGTAGTAATGAATGTGGCTTCTTTAATTATGAATAATGCTACATGTTCCGTAGATGCAcaatttaataagaaaaaataaacacTAAAATGTTTCAAGATTTATTCATCATACATAATCAAAGTCCCACAACACAAATAACAAAAAACATAGGTGAATAGACTataacataacaaaaaaaagtacATATCACTATCATACATGATTGAACTTTAAGGAAAAAAATACATGAAACGTGTATCATCTAAACAGATGCGAGCCAGTACCACAGCGACGGGCTACCCGTGCCCTCTGACCTCGGCGGATAAACGGCTCCTCATCTTCGATGTCATCCCTATCATCCTGTGGGGCAGGCTGTGCTGGTGGCGCAACATGCAGGGGTGCCGCCGAAATCCCTGCGACAGACTCTGATGCAGCGGTGAAGGCGGATGGAGGAGTACCTCCGAGACAGAACTGGTGACCAACGGATGAGGATGGAGGCTCATTCAGATCAACATCTAACGGGGCCTGTGTGCCTGAGGTCTGACCACCACTGCGTGGAGTCGCGTCCCCCTGCATGATGGCGGTGATCTCCTCTAGGAAGCGTGGACTCCCAAAGTCCCCAACAAGCGTGTCTGACCCAATAAAGTCTGACCACTGTGATCCCGAGATGCGCCAAGGTGCCCCCCCTGCTCAGTCTGGTCATCGGCTGGCACACCAACAAAGTAATCCCCAAGAGGGCCTGATCCAAGTACAGCATCACCTGTGTCAGCGCCGTCACCCATCCCTGTACCATACCACTCACCTGCATGACCCTGATCGTATGTGCTAGTACCAGTAGCTGCAGCAGCCCCTGAACCACCCCTACCAACGTGCCCATGCTGATCGTCGTCGTCGTCCCCATGGTCAGCACGCCTCCTCGCCCTACCTCCATGGCCTCGTCCTCCGGCTCTAGCGGGACCGGCGTCGTAATCATCGTGCACAGCATGATCAGGCCACCTCCACTCACGCTGGCTCCGCCGTGTCCCCACACCCATCCTCCTCTCAACCCTACGCCTGTCCGGCACGTCCTCAGGACGATCCATGTCAGGAACTCGC
The genomic region above belongs to Arachis stenosperma cultivar V10309 chromosome 5, arast.V10309.gnm1.PFL2, whole genome shotgun sequence and contains:
- the LOC130980498 gene encoding uncharacterized protein LOC130980498, translated to MKTARCFTVTLYDRDNSEFTVAETTPTGSFSLGTYRVSLASRTCDCRYFQALHFPCQHALACCAYSRVTWTSYVHRVYQISSVFSVYRMGFTPPIPEDFWPPYDGPTVIPDPDKRRAREGRPRSTRIRTNMDEADPNRPKRCGLCRQPGHTRRSCPQVGGSSQTGHH
- the LOC130980497 gene encoding uncharacterized protein LOC130980497 codes for the protein MASEESFVVLVHHRGSVNRKTRSGVKFTDKNPLCIVVTSTTSYDDLVSAVLMKLGLDGAKRVKKFFYRIPVTVLQNTVRYDCFTINNDVDLQVMFLCRRQFPEVRTPELLARLVDVVSSSGGSNRNTNTIANPSGSSSRPAVASSSVPVYELVVQPVASPSFAVDLNGTEGDEVVERENLPNALVGVAPVGVGDGFLGDEEEDDVEPDMIDDDSADDIGATGPALEVGGSSSGTQQYPPHFSSLDLDAMRDEGVLGHAVGFGARDAEGTTGLTEFQVGQQFQDKDEALLSVKTYSIRRGVQYKVVESDHRRYVDKCSEFENGCTWLIRLSLRKRKGIWEVKRYNGPHTCLATSISSDHRSLDYHVISAFIMPMVRADASVSIKVLLNATAAHFGFKPTYRRVWMAKQKSIALIYGDWDESYNDLPRWVLGLQLTMPGSVVVLKTSPVRVGGQMDESQAYFHRLFWTFPPCIEAFRHCKPLVSIDGTHLYGKYGGTLLIAIAQDGNSNILPVAFALVEGENAESWTFFLSHLRQHVTPQPGLLVISDRHNGIKAALEAPDGGWLPPSAYRAFCIRHVAANFALTFKGKDARRLLVNAAYAKTEVEFDYWFDILRSEDPAMCEWANRIDYSLWTQHRDEGRRFGHMTTNISECVNSILKGVRNLAVASLVKATYGRLAELFVRKGREAEAQMGTGQQFS